From a region of the Dehalococcoidales bacterium genome:
- a CDS encoding shikimate dehydrogenase — protein MKPGVKICALLGDPIEQSLSPDMHNAAFRDKGLNYIYIASRVKPSSLAEAIEGSRALGIHGLNITIPHKVSVMALLDEIDEASEQIGAVNTVVNTNGVLKGYNTDAAGFTKALAGKNVDAYGKQAVVLGAGGASMAVSYALVKAGASVTIMNRLAHLDGASRLANKLGSISHNPVQAMSLSPQNLEKCLETAEILINATSVGMHPGKNRTLVPEHLLRPEMIVFDLIYNPLQTKLLADAARAGAQTINGLEMLVWQGALAFELWTGLAPPVGIMRAEALKALEGDNPVSKKHQKSMRNKSKNSVVLIGFMGSGKTTVARILAGKTGKRLIELDRLIEINAGISIPEIFSIRGETEFRELEIAAIKEVSGVNNQVISCGGGVILNKINIDRLKENGVVVYLEVNPDEIMSRMQSQSVEKPVLKNPGDLDEVRELLSFREPFYRAYADIIINTTSLSAEETAQQIIARLANHELHDRT, from the coding sequence ATGAAGCCAGGAGTTAAAATATGCGCCCTTCTTGGAGACCCAATCGAGCAAAGCTTGTCTCCAGATATGCATAATGCCGCATTCAGGGATAAGGGGCTCAACTATATATATATCGCTTCCAGGGTTAAGCCCTCATCGCTTGCAGAAGCCATTGAAGGAAGCCGGGCACTTGGTATTCACGGATTAAATATAACTATTCCACATAAAGTCAGCGTCATGGCATTACTGGACGAAATTGATGAAGCAAGTGAGCAAATTGGAGCAGTTAACACTGTTGTCAATACTAATGGAGTATTAAAGGGATACAATACGGATGCTGCTGGATTCACAAAAGCACTGGCAGGCAAAAACGTCGACGCTTACGGAAAACAGGCAGTAGTATTGGGAGCCGGAGGAGCTTCCATGGCAGTTTCGTACGCCTTGGTTAAAGCAGGCGCCAGTGTCACAATCATGAACCGCTTGGCGCATCTTGATGGAGCTTCTCGACTGGCAAACAAACTGGGCAGTATCAGCCATAACCCTGTTCAGGCGATGTCATTAAGTCCCCAGAACCTGGAAAAATGTCTTGAAACTGCTGAAATTCTGATAAACGCTACCAGCGTAGGTATGCATCCGGGTAAAAATCGTACCCTGGTACCGGAACATTTACTTAGACCGGAGATGATTGTTTTTGACCTCATCTACAATCCTCTTCAGACAAAGCTGTTGGCTGATGCCGCTCGCGCAGGGGCGCAAACAATCAACGGCCTTGAAATGTTGGTATGGCAGGGGGCTCTCGCATTTGAACTATGGACAGGTCTTGCCCCTCCAGTTGGAATAATGCGTGCGGAAGCGTTGAAAGCATTAGAGGGAGATAATCCAGTGAGTAAAAAACATCAAAAATCCATGCGCAATAAATCAAAAAACAGCGTTGTATTGATAGGCTTCATGGGTTCTGGAAAGACTACCGTTGCCAGAATTCTTGCCGGGAAAACCGGCAAGCGCCTGATCGAATTGGACCGCCTGATCGAAATCAACGCCGGCATCAGCATCCCTGAAATCTTTTCCATCAGAGGAGAAACGGAGTTTCGAGAGCTGGAAATAGCAGCCATCAAAGAAGTTTCTGGAGTTAACAACCAGGTAATTTCGTGCGGAGGAGGAGTTATCCTCAACAAAATAAACATAGATCGGCTCAAAGAAAATGGGGTAGTGGTATACCTTGAAGTAAATCCGGATGAGATAATGTCGAGAATGCAAAGCCAGTCAGTAGAAAAACCGGTACTAAAGAATCCAGGTGATCTCGATGAAGTAAGGGAATTGCTATCCTTTCGTGAACCTTTTTACAGGGCTTATGCCGATATTATTATAAATACTACATCTCTCTCTGCAGAAGAAACCGCCCAACAAATCATTGCAAGGTTAGCCAACCATGAACTGCACGATAGAACCTA
- the aroD gene encoding type I 3-dehydroquinate dehydratase, translating into MHKPKICVVITSDDTVAIEYSSQYADLFEMRLDMIGNDWSSILRFIHKPWIATCRLKSEGGTWDASEARRKEEILKALSSGASLVDLELDTPNLERLAPIVKKRGQLILSYHNYNETPSLEKIEAIVEREFNAGADIAKIATMADSPSDALRVLQIIEKFPDKEVIAITMGEKGALSRILAPLIGSPFTYAATITGQESAAGQFSAFELNKIYSMLGLS; encoded by the coding sequence ATGCATAAACCAAAGATATGTGTTGTGATAACCTCGGATGATACTGTTGCTATAGAGTATTCATCACAGTATGCTGACCTGTTCGAAATGCGTCTTGACATGATTGGTAACGACTGGTCCTCGATTCTTCGTTTCATACACAAGCCGTGGATAGCCACCTGTCGCCTGAAATCCGAAGGCGGCACCTGGGATGCAAGTGAGGCGAGGCGCAAAGAAGAGATTCTGAAAGCTTTAAGCAGTGGGGCTTCTTTGGTCGATCTTGAACTCGATACCCCCAACCTTGAAAGGCTGGCCCCCATTGTCAAAAAGAGGGGGCAACTTATCCTCTCTTATCATAACTACAACGAAACTCCTTCACTGGAAAAAATTGAAGCTATTGTTGAACGCGAATTCAATGCTGGAGCCGATATTGCCAAAATCGCCACCATGGCAGATTCCCCCAGCGACGCCTTGAGAGTACTCCAGATTATAGAAAAGTTCCCGGATAAAGAAGTAATAGCGATCACTATGGGGGAAAAGGGGGCTCTCTCACGGATCCTGGCGCCACTAATCGGCAGCCCTTTCACTTATGCGGCTACCATCACGGGGCAGGAATCTGCCGCTGGCCAATTTTCCGCCTTCGAACTCAATAAAATATATTCCATGTTGGGATTATCATGA